TCCCGGTGTCGGTCCCGGCGGTCTCGACGTCGGTCGACCGGCCGACGGCTTCCCACTCGTCCAGCTCCGCCCGCACGGTCGCCAACCGCGCCCCGATCGCGTCCACGGCGTCGTTGCCGAGCGCCAACCGCAGCGGGGTGTTCGGCGCGTCCAACGCCGCGCGGATCGCCCGAGCCGCCTTGGCCGGGTCACCCGGCTGGGCACCGTGCACCTCGCGGAGGAACTCGCGGGCCGGGTCGATCACGTCCCGGTACTCCGGGATCGGTGCCCCGAACCGCAGCGCGCTCCCCGCGAACTCCGTGCGGAACGCGCCGGGCTCCGCCAGCAGCACCTTGATCCCGAACCCGGCGACCTCGGCGGCCAGCCCCTCGGACCAGCCCTCCAACGCGTACTTCGCCGCGCAGTAGCCCGAGAACCCGGGCCACACCACCTGCCCGCCCATGCTGGACATCTGCACGACCGCCCCGGTCCGCCGCGCCCGCATGTGCGGCAGCACGGCCTTGGTCAACGCCACCGGACCGTGCAGGTGGACGTCCATCAACGCCCGCAGCTCGTCGTCGGGCGTCTCCTCGGCCGCGCCGACGAAGCCGTGCCCCGCGTTGTTCACCAGCACGTCGATGTGCCCGTGCCACGTGATGGCGTCCTGCACCGCGTGCGCGATCTGCTCGCTGTCGGTGACGTCGAGCCGAAGTGGAGTGACACGATCGGGGGCAATTGCGATCAATGGGGCGAGCGATTCGATGTTGCGAGCGGTGGCGACGACGAGGTC
This portion of the Saccharothrix syringae genome encodes:
- a CDS encoding oxidoreductase, with the translated sequence MSTNQVPHQTDAAPARVWFITGTSSGLGRAIAEDALAHGDLVVATARNIESLAPLIAIAPDRVTPLRLDVTDSEQIAHAVQDAITWHGHIDVLVNNAGHGFVGAAEETPDDELRALMDVHLHGPVALTKAVLPHMRARRTGAVVQMSSMGGQVVWPGFSGYCAAKYALEGWSEGLAAEVAGFGIKVLLAEPGAFRTEFAGSALRFGAPIPEYRDVIDPAREFLREVHGAQPGDPAKAARAIRAALDAPNTPLRLALGNDAVDAIGARLATVRAELDEWEAVGRSTDVETAGTDTGTSDTSDTSDIETATRAPEPQPVGRTEG